In Streptomyces sp. HUAS ZL42, the DNA window GGGCCTGTCCGGCGGATCATGCCGCAGACGCGGGGCCCGGCACGCACATCCGCCGCGTTGTCGTCGGTCTCCCCCACTCTCGACTCCGCTCGAGCGGGAGGGACCCCCATCGCTCCGCTTCGACTCCCTCCTCCGCCTGGCAGCTGCACGCTCCCCCACGCTCGAACAACCTCGCGCGGGGGCACCCCCATCGCCCCCGCTCACCGGCGCTGCACGGATGCCGCGGCTTCCCAGCGACTTGATCCGCCGGACAGGCCCCGTGGCGCGCGCCGGTCTTGGGACCCGCCGTCGACCAGGGGCGATTGACCGTTCGTCAGTTCGCATCGGAAAACCTTCCCCTTCCGGGCCTCGACGGATCACAATGCGGCAGCGGGAACTCACTCCAAGTGGTTGCTCACTTGACTACCGGCGGTCACACACGATTGGCTCCCGCCCAGCGAGAGCCTCTCGGCCGGTGCACAGCATCCGGCTCCGGCGGCGCTCCCCGTCCTCCTGCTCTGCCGCACAGCGAGGTGCAACGCCCCGATGAACACTCCTCCCCCACCTCCCGCCACCCGCCACACCGTGCGGGTCACGGCCCTGGCTGTCGCCTGTCTCGTCCTGGTCGGCTGCTCCGTCCTGGGCGGTGCGTCGTCCGATTCGGACACGAACGCGGAAACGGTGGGCAAGGCGGGCGGCGACGGACTCAAGGTCGCGCTGATCACCCATGGTGGGAAGGGCGACGCCTTCTGGGAGCTGGTCCGCAAGGGTGCCGAGGCCGCCGCGGCGAAGGACGGCATCGAGTTGACGTACGCGAGCGACGGCGACGCGGCCGGCCAGGCGGAGCTGGTGCGGGAAGCCGTCCGCGACAAGGTGGACGGCCTCGCGGTGACCCTGGCCAAGCCGCAGGCGATGCAGGGCCCGGTCACCGAGGCCAAGAAGGCGGGCATACCCGTCGTCGGCCTCAACTCCGGCATCGACGCGTGGCAGTCCGACGGCCTGCTCGAGTACTTCGGCCAGGACGAGAGCGTCGCGGGCCGGTCCGTCGGCGACAAGCTGAACGACCTCAAGGCCAAGCACGCCCTCTGCGTCATCCACGAGCGCGGCAACGTCGCCCTGGAGGCGCGCTGCGCGGGCGTGAAGAAGACGTTCACCGGCGAGACCGAGATGCTCTACGTGGACGGCACCGACATGGACGCGACGACCGCGGCGGTCGAGGCGAGCCTGGAGCAGGACCCGAGCATCGACGAGGTCGTCACGATGGGCGCGCAGTTCGCGCTCGCGGCCGTGAAGTCGGCGAAGGCCGCGGGCGGCAAGGCCCACGTCGCGACCTTCGACCTCAACAAGGACCTGGTCGAGGCGATCCGGAGCGGCGACGTGCAGTTCGCTGTGGACCAGCAGCCGTACCTGCAGGGCTATCTCGCGGTGGACGCGATCTGGCTGTACCGGACCAACGGCAACATCAGCGGCGGCGGTGTGGCCCCCGTGCTCACCGGCCCGGCGTTCGTCACGAAGTCGAATGTCGCCGCGATCGCGAAGTTCGCCGCCAACGGCACCCGCTGACGGGACGCGTCAGCAGGTGGTGTCACCAAAGATTCGGTTACGCAGGGTCCGTGCGGTCACTTGTACGGATAACATCCTGCGCATCCCTTGTGCCGTACCGGACACGCAGTCACCCCCCGCGCTCGTCCCCCATCCCGGTTCCGCGCTCCCCAACCCCCCGCTGACCCCGCTGATCGCACTAGGACCCCGATGTCTCCACGGACAGGTGCCAGGCGCCGTCTCGGCTCCATACGTCTCTCCCTGATCCTCCTGGCGCTGGTGCCCAGCGTCACGCTCACCGCCATGTGGGGTGTGACGACGATCCAGATGTTCTCGGAGGGGCTACGGCTGCGTGCGCAGACCGAGCTGAGCCGGTCGACCGGTGCCATGGGCACGGAGGCGACGCTCGCGCTGCAGCAGGAGCGCAGTCTGTCGGCCGTCTGGGTCGCCTCGCGGGGCGGTTCCCGGGCCGCCCTGGACGCGCAGCGGAAGAAGACCGACGAGGCGGTGGCGAAGCTGGTCGACAGGGCCGACGCCATCCAGCAGGCGCCCTCCCGCATCAAGGACCGGCTGTACTCGGTCGTCGCCTCGGTGGCCAGCCTCGAGTACTACCGCGGCCAGATCGACAACCCGACCAACATCACCACGGCACAGGCACTGGACCAGTACACGTCGATCATCGACGACCAGATCCACGCCTTCCAGGAGCTGTCCCAGGTCGACGACGGCGACCTCACCTCGCAGGCGGGGCCGCTCGTCGCCCTCGAGCACGCGGCCGAGCTGGTCTCGGAGGAGGACACGCAGCTCACCCTGGCCGGTCCGGCCGGCCACATGGACGAGAAGACGTGGTCCGCCTTCGCCGAGCTGGTGACGGCGCGCCGCTGGGTCGTGCAGGACCAGATCCTCCCCTCGCTGACCGGCGACGCGAAGGCGCAGACCGAAAGGATCCTGCAGAGCCCCGAGTGGCAGACCATCGTGTCGATCGAGAACAAGGTGCTCGCGGCCCGGGCGTCGGCCGGCCACCAGCCGAAGATCGCCCTGCCGGACGTGCAGAAGCAGTGGCGGGCCGCACTGATCAAGGTGTCCGGTGAGTACGAGGCCCTCATCCGGCAGCAGACGACCGCGCTGCTCCAGCGCAGCGCCGACGAATCACGCGCGCTGCTGGTCAAGGCGGCCGCCCTGAGCACGGGCGGGCTCGTCGCGCTGCTGCTGTGCGTCGGCATGTCCTGGCGGATCACCCGCTCCCTGTCCCGCCGGCTGCGCGGCCTGCGG includes these proteins:
- a CDS encoding substrate-binding domain-containing protein translates to MNTPPPPPATRHTVRVTALAVACLVLVGCSVLGGASSDSDTNAETVGKAGGDGLKVALITHGGKGDAFWELVRKGAEAAAAKDGIELTYASDGDAAGQAELVREAVRDKVDGLAVTLAKPQAMQGPVTEAKKAGIPVVGLNSGIDAWQSDGLLEYFGQDESVAGRSVGDKLNDLKAKHALCVIHERGNVALEARCAGVKKTFTGETEMLYVDGTDMDATTAAVEASLEQDPSIDEVVTMGAQFALAAVKSAKAAGGKAHVATFDLNKDLVEAIRSGDVQFAVDQQPYLQGYLAVDAIWLYRTNGNISGGGVAPVLTGPAFVTKSNVAAIAKFAANGTR